The following are encoded together in the Fusarium keratoplasticum isolate Fu6.1 chromosome 1, whole genome shotgun sequence genome:
- a CDS encoding N-acetyltransferase domain-containing protein produces MEPAPIEVITVKTTIPKLPFPSNDEREPFRTERLLMRPLTEDDFEALRVLRTQPEVMVWFTQGRPDKDVKETKRALRLNLPPYDLQRYNWAICLAETGEFIGIAGNGVLDGELGWPEVGYSLLKEHWGKGYITEFLRGYLPQWWALPREEVELKVDKNSVCGDGSLEKECLVAITVDDNAASQNVLRKCGFDLVRAWEETDLRDSSKMVTLYGFVAHKEKSP; encoded by the coding sequence ATGGAGCCAGCCCCAATCGAGGTCATCACAGTCAAGACGACAATACCAAAACTACCTTTTCCCTCAAACGATGAGCGAGAGCCTTTCCGAACGGAGCGCCTGCTGATGCGGCCTCTCACAGAGGATGACTTTGAGGCGCTGCGCGTCCTTCGTACACAGCCCGAGGTCATGGTGTGGTTCACGCAGGGTAGGCCAGACAAGGATGTCAAAGAAACCAAAAGGGCTCTCCGTCTTAATCTGCCCCCGTACGATCTTCAACGATACAACTGGGCCATCTGTCTTGCTGAGACGGGAGAGTTCATCGGCATCGCAGGAAACGGCGTGTTGGACGGAGAGCTGGGCTGGCCTGAGGTGGGATACAGCCTCTTGAAGGAGCACTGGGGCAAAGGCTACATCACAGAGTTTCTGAGGGGCTACCTCCCTCAGTGGTGGGCGCTCCCGAGGGAGGAGGTCGAGCTCAAGGTGGACAAGAACTCGGTCTGCGGGGACGGAAGTCTTGAGAAAGAGTGCTTAGTAGCCATTACAGTGGACGACAACGCAGCGAGCCAGAACGTACTGCGAAAGTGTGGGTTCGACTTGGTGAGGGCGTGGGAGGAGACCGATCTTAGGGACTCGAGCAAGATGGTTACCCTGTATGGATTTGTCGCACACAAGGAAAAGTCTCCATGA